In Capillimicrobium parvum, a genomic segment contains:
- a CDS encoding HD-GYP domain-containing protein: MEIRLSQVVSALSHSLDITEGQPPGHATRCCLIGMRLGEAVGLPDADRSALFYALLLKDAGCSTTASRVAALFDHDDQAVKVDLKATDLRRPTEAVRYALRNSAPSRGPLARARTFLHVALRGSRREMTAARCERGAEIARMIGLGEDTAQAILHLDEHWDGSGEPMGVAGDRIPMLGRILCLAQSAEIAAQGGGAAAACAFARRRSATWFDPQLVDVLCRLEHDEPFWRHVASGDVGGLEPVDRAEVADDRRLDRVSEAFAQVIDAKSPYTLRHSQGVAEIAVGIGKVLELGEADRRDLRRAGLLHDLGKLGISSRVLDKPGPLTPTEWAAVRRHPETTLNILRRIPALHHVAEVAAAHHERIDGRGYHRGLPGERLGVQARILAVADVAEALSSDRPYRSRLGPHEVLTIMRVEAGTHFCPATFAALEAHVGRGMVLRAA, from the coding sequence ATGGAGATCCGGCTCTCCCAGGTCGTCTCGGCCCTGTCGCACTCGCTGGACATCACCGAGGGCCAGCCGCCCGGCCACGCCACGCGCTGCTGCCTGATCGGCATGCGGCTCGGCGAGGCGGTCGGCCTCCCCGACGCCGACCGCTCCGCGCTCTTCTACGCCCTCCTGCTCAAGGATGCCGGCTGCTCGACGACCGCCTCCCGGGTCGCCGCGCTGTTCGACCACGACGACCAGGCCGTCAAGGTCGACCTCAAGGCGACCGACCTGCGCCGCCCCACCGAGGCGGTCCGCTACGCGCTGCGCAACTCGGCGCCGTCGCGCGGGCCGCTCGCCCGCGCGAGGACGTTCCTGCACGTCGCGCTACGCGGTTCGCGGCGCGAGATGACCGCCGCCCGGTGCGAGCGGGGTGCCGAGATCGCCCGCATGATCGGCCTCGGCGAGGACACCGCGCAGGCCATCCTGCATCTCGACGAGCACTGGGACGGCAGCGGCGAACCCATGGGCGTCGCGGGCGACCGCATCCCCATGCTCGGCCGCATCCTGTGCCTCGCCCAGAGCGCGGAGATCGCCGCACAGGGTGGGGGCGCCGCCGCGGCCTGCGCGTTCGCCCGCCGCCGCAGCGCCACCTGGTTCGACCCGCAGCTGGTCGACGTGCTCTGCCGCCTCGAGCACGACGAGCCGTTCTGGCGCCACGTGGCGAGCGGCGACGTCGGCGGGCTCGAGCCCGTGGACCGCGCCGAGGTCGCCGACGACCGGCGGCTGGACCGCGTCAGCGAGGCGTTCGCCCAGGTCATCGACGCGAAGTCGCCGTACACGCTGCGCCATTCGCAGGGGGTGGCGGAGATCGCCGTCGGCATCGGCAAGGTCCTCGAGCTGGGAGAGGCCGACCGGCGCGACCTGCGCCGGGCCGGGCTCCTGCACGACCTCGGCAAACTCGGCATCTCCAGCCGTGTCCTCGACAAGCCGGGGCCGCTCACGCCCACCGAGTGGGCGGCGGTCCGCCGGCACCCGGAGACGACGCTGAACATCCTGCGCCGCATCCCCGCGTTGCACCACGTCGCCGAGGTGGCGGCCGCGCACCACGAGCGCATCGACGGGCGCGGCTACCACCGCGGGCTCCCCGGCGAGCGGCTGGGCGTGCAGGCGCGCATCCTCGCGGTCGCCGACGTCGCCGAGGCACTCTCGTCGGACCGCCCGTACCGGTCGCGGCTGGGCCCGCATGAGGTGCTGACGATCATGCGCGTCGAGGCCGGCACGCACTTCTGCCCGGCCACCTTCGCCGCGCTCGAGGCGCACGTCGGGCGGGGCATGGTCCTGCGGGCGGCCTGA
- the lepA gene encoding translation elongation factor 4, with the protein MADQQHIRNFSIIAHIDHGKSTLADRILELTHTVEGRQMREQVLDSMELERERGITIKAQAVRVPYTARNGETYQLHLIDTPGHVDFTYEVSRSLAACEGAVLVVDASQGVEAQTVANTYLAVDAGLELIPCLNKIDLPGAEPERVAAEVSELLGEPGDEIIRISGKTGEGVLDVLEAIVEHVPPPAGDPGAAPRAAIFDSEFDQYRGVIAYIRVVDGTFTKGAAIRAMAAGTEADIDEIGFFTPAMTPVDQLTVGEVGYLITGIKDVTRLRVGDTLTTKAHPATEPLPGYREVKPMVFCGLFPINSDEYPDLRDALEKLTLNDAALTWEPETSDALGFGFRCGFLGLLHMDIVRERLEREYDLELMATMPSVGFEVTLTNGDEVEVHAPSDMPDPARIAEIREPYIRASILTPKEYVGQVMELCQDRRGEHSGMHYLSADRVQISYDLPLAEIVLDFFDQLKSRTRGYASLDYELVGMRPSNLVKLDVLLAGDPVDALSMVVHRDKAYDFGRTLTEKLRKLIPRQQYDVPIQAAIGSHVVARETVKAYRKDVTSKCYGGDISRKRKLLERQKEGKKRMKQVGRVEVPQEAFLAVLEVAE; encoded by the coding sequence ATGGCCGACCAGCAGCACATCCGCAACTTCTCGATCATCGCCCACATCGACCACGGCAAGTCGACGCTGGCCGACCGCATCCTCGAGCTCACGCACACGGTCGAGGGACGGCAGATGCGCGAGCAGGTGCTCGACTCCATGGAGCTCGAGCGCGAGCGCGGGATCACGATCAAGGCGCAGGCGGTCCGCGTGCCCTACACGGCCCGTAACGGCGAGACCTATCAGCTGCACCTCATCGACACGCCCGGCCACGTCGACTTCACCTACGAGGTCTCGCGGTCGCTCGCCGCCTGCGAGGGTGCGGTGCTCGTCGTCGATGCGTCGCAGGGCGTCGAGGCGCAGACCGTCGCGAACACGTATCTCGCCGTCGACGCCGGACTCGAGCTGATCCCGTGCCTGAACAAGATCGACCTGCCCGGGGCCGAGCCCGAGCGGGTGGCGGCGGAGGTCTCGGAGCTCCTCGGCGAGCCGGGCGACGAGATCATCCGCATCTCCGGCAAGACGGGCGAGGGCGTGCTCGACGTCCTCGAGGCGATCGTCGAGCACGTGCCGCCGCCGGCCGGCGATCCGGGCGCGGCGCCGCGCGCGGCGATCTTCGACTCCGAGTTCGACCAGTACCGCGGCGTGATCGCCTACATCCGCGTGGTCGACGGGACGTTCACGAAGGGCGCGGCGATCCGCGCGATGGCCGCCGGCACCGAGGCCGACATCGACGAGATCGGCTTCTTCACCCCCGCGATGACGCCCGTCGACCAGCTCACGGTCGGCGAGGTCGGCTACCTGATCACGGGCATCAAGGACGTCACCCGCCTGCGCGTCGGCGACACGCTGACCACGAAGGCCCATCCGGCCACCGAGCCGCTGCCCGGCTACCGAGAGGTCAAGCCGATGGTCTTCTGCGGCCTGTTTCCGATCAACTCCGACGAGTACCCGGATCTGCGCGACGCGCTCGAGAAGCTCACGCTCAACGACGCGGCCCTCACCTGGGAGCCCGAGACCTCCGATGCGCTCGGCTTCGGCTTCCGCTGCGGGTTCCTCGGCCTGCTGCACATGGACATCGTGCGCGAGCGCCTCGAGCGCGAGTACGACCTCGAGCTCATGGCCACGATGCCGTCGGTCGGCTTCGAGGTGACGCTGACCAACGGCGACGAGGTCGAGGTCCACGCGCCGTCGGACATGCCCGACCCGGCCCGCATCGCCGAGATCCGCGAGCCGTACATCCGCGCCTCGATCCTCACGCCGAAGGAGTACGTCGGCCAGGTGATGGAGCTCTGCCAGGACCGCCGCGGCGAGCACTCCGGCATGCACTACCTGAGCGCCGACCGCGTCCAGATCTCCTACGACCTCCCGCTCGCCGAGATCGTCCTCGACTTCTTCGACCAGCTGAAGTCGCGCACCCGCGGCTACGCGTCCCTGGACTACGAGCTCGTCGGGATGCGCCCGTCGAACCTCGTCAAGCTCGACGTCCTGCTCGCCGGCGACCCGGTCGACGCGCTGTCGATGGTCGTGCACCGCGACAAGGCCTACGACTTCGGCCGCACCCTGACCGAGAAGCTGCGCAAGCTCATCCCGCGCCAGCAGTACGACGTGCCGATCCAGGCCGCGATCGGCTCCCACGTGGTCGCCCGCGAGACGGTCAAGGCGTACCGCAAGGACGTGACCTCCAAGTGCTACGGTGGCGACATCAGCCGCAAGCGCAAGCTGCTGGAGCGGCAGAAGGAGGGGAAGAAGCGCATGAAGCAGGTGGGTCGCGTGGAGGTCCCACAGGAGGCCTTCCTGGCCGTGCTCGAAGTCGCGGAGTAG
- the murJ gene encoding murein biosynthesis integral membrane protein MurJ: MAADSSASRPAVAGPATRRIARNTAIFSIATGLSRIAGLVREVVASSFFATSGAFSAFTIAFQVPNLIRSLFADAALSAAFVPVFTELLEQNRKRDAFKLASTLFWLILIVLGAIVAIAIVTAGTIMPLFTGDKFSAELDHLTAGLAQVLFPIVLILGLNGLVVGILNAYDHFTIPAIAPLVWNVVIIVLLVILRPAFSGDDQLYAYAIGVLIATIVQFAMCVPVLRRFGFHLDFRPNFRDERVRRVLILMLPVTIGLGVINFDLFINSSLGSLVSDQAPRAIDAAFRIYMLPQGVFSVAVSTVLFPTLSRFAARADIDGLRETMGTGIRQIALLLVPSAAFTLVLSVPITRLIYQHGAFGEGSTELVSGALFWFSFSLPFAGMNLLLTRTFFALQRPWLPTLIAVASLVVNLAVSLALYRPYGIAGLVIGTAVSSLASTLAQAYYLRPLLGGTIEGRRTLAQFAAVCVASALLAVVAYAVWAVVDGVLGRSLVAQILSVGLAGAAGAAAYGWAVLWMEMPEARQVRDLLARRLGR, from the coding sequence GTGGCTGCCGATTCCTCCGCGTCGCGGCCTGCCGTGGCCGGGCCGGCCACCAGGCGCATCGCCCGCAACACCGCGATCTTCTCGATCGCGACCGGACTGTCGCGCATCGCGGGGCTGGTCCGCGAGGTCGTGGCGTCGAGCTTCTTCGCCACGAGCGGCGCGTTCTCGGCGTTCACCATCGCCTTCCAGGTCCCCAACCTGATCCGCAGCCTGTTCGCCGACGCGGCCCTGAGCGCGGCGTTCGTCCCCGTCTTCACCGAGCTGCTCGAGCAGAACCGCAAGCGCGACGCCTTCAAGCTCGCCAGCACGCTCTTCTGGCTCATCCTCATCGTGCTCGGCGCGATCGTGGCGATCGCGATCGTCACCGCCGGCACGATCATGCCGCTGTTCACCGGCGACAAGTTCAGCGCCGAGCTCGACCACCTCACCGCCGGGCTCGCGCAGGTGCTGTTCCCGATCGTGCTGATCCTCGGCCTCAACGGGCTCGTGGTCGGGATCCTCAACGCCTACGACCACTTCACGATCCCCGCGATCGCGCCGCTGGTCTGGAACGTCGTGATCATCGTCCTGCTGGTCATCCTCCGGCCGGCGTTCAGCGGCGACGACCAGCTCTACGCCTACGCGATCGGCGTGCTCATCGCGACGATCGTCCAGTTCGCCATGTGCGTCCCCGTGCTGCGGCGCTTCGGCTTCCACCTCGACTTCCGACCGAACTTCCGCGACGAGCGCGTCCGGCGCGTCCTGATCCTCATGCTGCCCGTGACGATCGGCCTCGGCGTCATCAACTTCGACCTGTTCATCAACTCGAGCCTCGGGTCGCTCGTCTCCGATCAGGCGCCGCGCGCGATCGATGCCGCGTTTCGCATCTACATGCTGCCCCAGGGCGTCTTCTCGGTCGCGGTCTCGACCGTGCTGTTCCCGACCCTCAGCCGCTTCGCCGCCCGCGCCGACATCGACGGCCTCAGGGAGACGATGGGCACCGGCATCCGCCAGATCGCGCTCCTGCTCGTCCCGTCGGCCGCGTTCACCCTCGTCCTCTCGGTCCCGATCACGCGCCTCATCTACCAGCACGGCGCGTTCGGCGAGGGCTCCACCGAGCTCGTCTCGGGCGCGCTGTTCTGGTTCTCGTTCAGCCTGCCGTTCGCGGGCATGAACCTGCTGCTGACCCGCACCTTCTTCGCGCTGCAGCGCCCGTGGCTGCCGACCCTCATCGCGGTGGCGAGCCTCGTCGTCAACCTGGCCGTCAGCCTCGCGCTCTACCGGCCCTACGGCATCGCCGGCCTCGTCATCGGCACCGCCGTCTCGAGCCTGGCCAGCACGCTCGCCCAGGCCTATTACCTGCGGCCGCTGCTCGGCGGCACCATCGAGGGCCGCCGCACGCTCGCGCAGTTCGCCGCGGTCTGCGTCGCGTCGGCGCTGCTGGCCGTCGTCGCCTACGCGGTGTGGGCGGTCGTCGACGGCGTGCTGGGCCGGTCGCTCGTCGCCCAGATCCTGTCGGTCGGCCTGGCCGGCGCGGCGGGCGCGGCCGCCTACGGCTGGGCGGTGCTGTGGATGGAGATGCCGGAGGCCCGCCAGGTGCGCGACCTGCTCGCCCGCCGGCTCGGCCGCTGA
- the rpsT gene encoding 30S ribosomal protein S20: MANIHSQKKRILRSERERLENRRYTSAIKTYFRRLEAAVAGKDADAADAEHKLLVRTVDKAVKVGALHRNNGARKKSRAARIRKSASA; this comes from the coding sequence ATGGCCAACATTCACTCACAGAAGAAGCGGATCCTGCGCTCCGAGCGCGAGCGGCTCGAGAACCGCCGCTATACCTCGGCGATCAAGACGTACTTCCGTCGCCTCGAGGCCGCCGTGGCCGGCAAGGACGCGGACGCGGCCGACGCCGAGCACAAGCTGCTCGTGCGCACGGTCGACAAGGCCGTCAAGGTCGGGGCGCTGCATCGCAACAACGGCGCACGCAAGAAGTCCCGCGCCGCGCGCATCCGCAAGTCCGCCTCCGCCTAG
- the holA gene encoding DNA polymerase III subunit delta, protein MAALKPAYLVHGDDHARIGERRAKLRALAERDAGASGAEVLEGDAATPEAVAFALSAMTFATGRRVVIVDGVERWKDKEVEAHLGAIMADLPPETTVAFFAREEGRAKAPAKLADAVKRAGGDVAAESAVKPWELPKWVAEQARKLDLRLDQGAARALVAQVGERQARLTRELETLALELGEGAHVDAELIDERSADSAERKIWSLADRLVGGDAPGATLAYLELRAQGERLPGLLFWMTDRMRKALDVTCRLEAGEAPADIKRTLRMPPKAADQFIADARRADAAKLRRAMARLADLELESRGGSAAEEDTSAIRAILAIAS, encoded by the coding sequence GTGGCCGCGCTCAAGCCCGCATACCTCGTCCACGGCGACGACCACGCCCGCATCGGCGAGCGCCGCGCGAAGCTCCGCGCGCTCGCAGAGCGCGACGCGGGCGCGTCCGGCGCCGAGGTGCTCGAAGGCGATGCCGCGACGCCGGAGGCCGTCGCGTTCGCGCTGAGCGCCATGACGTTCGCGACGGGCCGGCGCGTCGTGATCGTCGACGGCGTCGAGCGCTGGAAGGACAAGGAGGTCGAGGCGCACCTCGGTGCGATCATGGCCGACCTCCCGCCCGAGACGACCGTCGCCTTCTTCGCCCGCGAGGAGGGCCGCGCGAAGGCCCCGGCCAAGCTCGCCGACGCGGTCAAGCGCGCCGGCGGCGACGTCGCGGCCGAGAGCGCGGTGAAGCCCTGGGAGCTGCCGAAGTGGGTCGCCGAGCAGGCCCGCAAGCTCGACCTCCGGCTCGACCAGGGCGCCGCCCGCGCGCTCGTCGCGCAGGTCGGCGAGCGCCAGGCGCGGCTCACGCGCGAGCTCGAGACGCTCGCGCTCGAGCTCGGCGAGGGCGCGCACGTCGACGCCGAGCTCATCGATGAGCGCTCCGCCGACTCCGCCGAGCGCAAGATCTGGTCGCTCGCGGACCGGCTCGTCGGGGGCGACGCCCCCGGCGCCACGCTCGCCTACCTCGAGCTGCGCGCCCAGGGCGAGCGGCTGCCGGGCCTGCTGTTCTGGATGACCGACCGCATGCGCAAGGCGCTCGACGTCACCTGCCGGCTCGAGGCGGGGGAGGCGCCGGCCGACATCAAGCGCACCCTGCGCATGCCGCCCAAGGCCGCCGACCAGTTCATCGCCGACGCTCGCCGCGCGGACGCCGCGAAGCTGCGCCGCGCGATGGCGCGGCTCGCCGACCTCGAGCTCGAGTCCCGTGGCGGCAGCGCCGCGGAGGAGGACACGAGCGCGATCCGCGCGATCCTCGCGATCGCCTCCTGA
- a CDS encoding ComEC/Rec2 family competence protein, with product MRGRTGVAEGLAAWGRETQLLVLGALVAGMLVATGPPVVALVLAGLAAAAGGPALRRPLFAGVLGAAVLAGALAAHGRLAALDRTALTPLLDRSVSLRATLLEAPRDRRYGSWSAPARIVAGPGRGERIVLRGRGGPRGAIGAEVQARGRLERLAPWEAYEARRGAHAALATDAVRLTGRRRGGLAGAVDTIRRTAEHGVSTGLAPPQAALARGMVLGQDDALDEDTREAFRASGLSHVLAASGQNVALLAVLAAAVVMVLGGGLRLRLAAALALVALYVPLAGAGPSIQRAGVMGAAALVAGLAGRPASRAYALVLAAAVTLALNPRAAGDPGWQLSFAAVVAIAVLVPRLRGGAMLRRLPAPVADGAAMTLAATLGTAPLLALHFERLSLASLPANLVAMPAVAPVVWLGTLAGALAQLGAPGLALAGAVNDVAALPLGFVDAVATTADRLPHASVPLRLGAPAAIGAYLLIAAATASRRVRVVIVGAAVPLVVGAGALVAAAGPPAPPNEPTVSFLDIGQGDATLLQDGDAAVLVDTGPPDGPIVERLRAAGVRRLDLLVLTHGEADHAGAAGRVLRAVPVDAVLDGSATAPAGGQAEIEGAIDGSRAQRLRPVSGQRLRVGALELRVLWPPPEPPPPGGAPNDRAVVLLVRRGPASLLLTADAESPVTAPLDLPPVDVLKVAHHGSVDPGLPALLERVRPSIAAIEVGADNSYGHPAAETLAALRAARVPRVLRTDRDGTVRLTLTGREIRVSTQRGS from the coding sequence GTGCGAGGACGGACCGGCGTGGCGGAGGGACTGGCGGCCTGGGGCAGGGAGACGCAGCTGCTCGTGCTCGGGGCCCTGGTCGCGGGCATGCTCGTGGCCACCGGTCCGCCGGTCGTGGCGCTCGTTCTCGCCGGACTCGCGGCCGCCGCGGGCGGCCCGGCGCTGCGGCGCCCGCTGTTCGCCGGCGTGCTCGGCGCCGCCGTGCTCGCGGGCGCCCTCGCCGCGCACGGGCGCCTGGCCGCGCTCGACCGCACGGCGCTCACGCCCCTGCTCGACCGCTCGGTCTCGCTGCGCGCGACGCTGCTCGAAGCGCCCCGCGACCGCCGGTACGGGTCTTGGAGCGCCCCCGCACGCATCGTGGCCGGACCCGGCCGCGGTGAGCGGATCGTGCTGCGCGGGCGCGGCGGTCCGCGGGGCGCGATCGGCGCCGAGGTCCAGGCGCGCGGGCGGCTCGAGCGGCTGGCGCCCTGGGAGGCCTACGAGGCGCGCCGCGGGGCCCACGCGGCGCTCGCGACGGACGCCGTCCGGCTCACCGGGCGTCGCCGCGGCGGACTGGCCGGCGCCGTCGACACGATCCGGCGCACCGCCGAGCACGGCGTGTCCACGGGGCTCGCACCGCCGCAGGCCGCTCTCGCGCGGGGCATGGTCCTCGGCCAGGACGACGCGCTCGACGAGGACACCCGTGAGGCGTTCCGGGCGAGCGGGCTCAGCCACGTGCTCGCGGCCTCGGGTCAGAACGTCGCGCTGCTCGCGGTCCTCGCCGCCGCCGTGGTGATGGTGCTCGGCGGTGGGCTGCGCCTGCGGCTCGCCGCGGCGCTCGCGCTCGTCGCCCTGTACGTCCCGCTCGCCGGAGCCGGCCCGTCGATCCAGCGTGCCGGCGTCATGGGTGCCGCCGCGCTGGTCGCCGGGCTCGCGGGCCGCCCGGCGTCGCGGGCCTACGCGCTCGTGCTCGCGGCGGCGGTCACGCTCGCGCTGAACCCGCGCGCCGCCGGAGACCCGGGCTGGCAACTGTCGTTCGCCGCCGTGGTCGCGATCGCCGTGCTCGTCCCCCGCCTGCGCGGCGGCGCGATGCTGCGCCGCCTTCCCGCGCCCGTCGCCGACGGCGCCGCCATGACGCTCGCCGCCACGCTCGGGACGGCCCCGCTGCTCGCGCTGCATTTCGAGCGCCTGTCCCTCGCCTCGCTGCCGGCGAACCTCGTCGCGATGCCGGCCGTCGCGCCCGTCGTGTGGCTCGGGACGCTGGCCGGCGCGCTCGCGCAGCTCGGGGCGCCCGGGCTCGCCCTGGCCGGGGCGGTCAACGACGTGGCCGCCCTGCCGCTCGGCTTCGTCGACGCGGTGGCGACGACGGCGGACCGCCTCCCGCACGCCAGCGTCCCGCTGCGGCTCGGCGCGCCGGCCGCGATCGGCGCCTACCTGCTGATCGCGGCGGCGACGGCCTCGCGCCGGGTCCGGGTCGTCATCGTGGGGGCGGCCGTCCCGCTCGTCGTCGGGGCGGGCGCGCTCGTCGCGGCGGCAGGCCCGCCCGCGCCGCCGAACGAGCCGACCGTGTCGTTCCTCGACATCGGTCAGGGCGACGCGACCCTGCTGCAGGACGGCGATGCCGCGGTGCTCGTCGACACGGGGCCGCCCGACGGCCCGATCGTCGAACGCCTGCGCGCCGCCGGGGTGCGGCGTCTCGACCTGCTCGTCCTCACGCACGGCGAGGCCGACCATGCCGGCGCCGCGGGGCGGGTGCTGCGGGCCGTGCCGGTGGACGCGGTGCTCGACGGCTCGGCCACCGCCCCGGCCGGCGGGCAGGCCGAGATCGAGGGCGCGATCGATGGCAGCCGGGCGCAGCGGCTGCGGCCCGTCTCGGGGCAGCGGCTGCGGGTCGGAGCCCTGGAGCTGCGGGTGCTGTGGCCGCCGCCCGAGCCGCCGCCGCCCGGCGGGGCGCCCAACGACCGGGCGGTCGTCCTGCTCGTCCGGCGCGGCCCGGCGAGCCTGCTGCTCACCGCCGACGCCGAGTCGCCCGTCACCGCGCCGCTGGACCTGCCGCCCGTCGACGTGCTCAAGGTCGCCCATCACGGATCCGTCGATCCCGGCCTGCCCGCGCTGCTCGAGCGCGTGCGGCCGTCGATCGCGGCGATCGAGGTCGGCGCGGACAACTCCTACGGCCACCCGGCCGCCGAGACCCTCGCCGCCCTGCGCGCGGCGCGCGTCCCGCGCGTCCTGCGCACCGACCGCGACGGCACCGTCCGGCTCACGCTGACCGGCCGCGAGATCAGGGTCTCCACGCAGCGCGGATCGTGA